A window of Streptomyces sp. NBC_01241 genomic DNA:
CTTTGGGGCGTTGGCGACGCAGGAGCGCCTGGTTGTGTGCCCACCAGGGTTCGTACTCCCCGTTCTCCTTCCGGCCGCGTCCAATCTCCCGGTAGACCGTCGAAACGCTCTTGCCGATCTCGGCGGCGATGACGACCGGGCTCCGCCCGGCGCGCAGACCGTCGGCGATGGCGATCCGGTCGTCCTGGGTCAGGAAGCGTGGCGAGATGGGAGGGTCAGGAATGATCATGCTTCCAGCATCGATGAACCAGTTGGACCCGCAGCTCACCGATACGCCCACTTGGCGGGCGGCCGCTGCCCCCTTCAGGCCCTTGCGCCGCAGCTCGAAGTACCGCCGTCTGGCCGACGACGGCATGCGATTGGCTCCTCCACGAGGCATGCGAACCATCTCCCCTTGGATGTTCGCAACCACCGATCGAATTCAAGTACGGCGTCTGCGGCAGAGAATCTTCACGGCATCGCAGGCAGGGGATCTGAAGAAGGTCCGCAATTTGCAGAAGCTGATGCTCCGGTCCCGTGCGAACACGCTCCTGAGCGTGCGACGGGTCACGGAGATCAACGCTGGACGTGCGACGGCGGGAGTCGACGGAAAAGTCGTGTTGCTTTCCCAGTCCAAGGCCGAATTGGCCAAATGGGTCCAGCATCGCGCCCGACCGTGGATTCCCAAGCCCGTCAAGCGGGTGTTCATCCCCAAACCGGGGACCACGAAGAAGCGCGGACTCGGGATTCCCGTGATTGTTGACCGGTGCCTGCAAGCTGTGGCATTGGGAGCATTGGAGCCCGAGTGGGAAGCACGGTTCGAGCCGAAGTCGTACGGCTTCCGGCCCGGACGAGGCTGTCACGACGCGATCGGGGCCATCTACTCCACGCTCAACGGGAAGAACCCGCAGCGTGTGTGGGTGCTCGACGCAGACCTGACGGCGGCGTTCGACCGCATCGACCACGCCCGGCTCATGGCCGCTCTCGGTACCTTCCCCGCCCGGGGACTGGTCCGTCAGTGGCTGAAGGCCGGGGTCGTGGATCGCGGCCGGTTCGCCCCGACCGAGGAGGGAACTCCGCAAGGAGGGGTGATCACGCCCCCAACGCAATGGGTAACTCGGGCATGAGTCACCCTCCGTAGCGTCTTGATCTTGATGCTGGTCGTCGGCGGTGCGCTCACGCACGGGTATGCGGTGCCGGATGGTGATCTTCTCGGGGCCGACGAGGACGTCCTTGACGAGGAGCCTCAGGACGCGCTGGCGCTCGGGGACCTCGGCTGTCCCAGCGTTCTCGCGGAGCTGGGCGAGGAAGCCTTCGAGGTCGTCAGCGAGCTTGAGGTAGGCGTCGCGGTCGGCGAGCTGGGCTTCCAGCGCGTCGAGTTGGCCACGCAGGTTACTCTCCCGGGCCCGCAGGCCGGGCATCCGGGCCCGCAGTTCATCGATGGTGACGAGCTGTTCCTGGAACGCCTCGATCATGCGCGTGATCGCTGCGGTGGCCTTGGCCAGGGCCAGTTCGAGACGGCTGCGCTGGCGGGTGGCGGGGTCGGAGGTGCGGGCACGGTCCAGCCGCTTGTCGATCTCGGACCGGATCAGGTGCGGGTCGGCGATCATGCCGATGATGTGGTCCCAGACGACGGTGTCGAGGTAGTCGGCGCGGACGGGCTTGTTGGTGCAGACCCGGCCGCCCGCGTAGCGGTAGTCGTCGGAGCCCAGGCACCGGTAGTAGTAGATCTTCTTGCCGGAGGAAGTAGTGGTCGAGGTGCGGTAGTAGCCGTATCCGCAGCTCACACACGCCGACAGCCCCTGAAGCAGGGAGGGGACCTTGCTGTTGCGCGAAGCGAAGCGCTTGTTGTCGGCGAGCCGCTGGGCGGCGCGTTCGAAGGTGGCCGGGGTGACGAGCGCGGGAACGGGGATGGTGATCCACTCCTCGCGGGGGCGGTCGGCGGTCTTGACGGCGCGCGGAGTACTGCGGCCCTCCAGGCGGGCCCGGCGGTTCAGGCCCGGGGACTCGTGGAGGATCTGGGTCTTGCCGAAGGCTGCCTGCCCTTGGTAGGCGGGGTTTTTGAGCATGCCCCAGACCACGCTGCGGTCCCAGCGGGTCTTGCCGGTGCGGGTGGGAGTGCCGCTGTCGGTGAGCCAGCGGGTCAGGTCCGCGATGGAGACCCCGTCGTCGGTATAGCGGCGGAACAGCTCGACCACCAGCGCCGCCTCGGACTCGACGATCTCGTAGGTGGCCCCGCACTCGGGGGTCTTGCGCAGGTAGCGGTAGCCGAACGGGGCTCCGCCCAGCACGTTCACCGCCCCCGAGCGGGCCCGGTAGGTCTTCCCGCGCCGGTAGCGTTCCATCAGCTGGGCCTTCTCGTACTCGGCGAACATGCCCTGGAACTGGACCATCAGCTGGTCCTCGGGGCTGTCGCCGCGTGGGCCGCGGACGAACTCCACCCGGGTGCCTGCCCGGGCGAACTCCTCGACCAGCAGGGCCTGGTAAGCGAACTTGCGGGCGAGGCGGTCGGGCGCATAGCACAGCACCACATCCACGCCGACCTGGGCGACCAGGTCGCGCAACCGCTCCAGCGCGGGCCGCACCAGGGTCGCCCCGGAGTGCCCCTCGTCCTCGAACACCCACTCCTCGGGCAGCTCAAGACGCTGTTCTGCGACGTGCGCGCGCAGGGCCGCGGTCTGCGAGCTGATCGTCTGGTCCTTCTTCTGCCGGGCCGAGGACACCCGGGCGTAGATCGCCACGCTGGTCATCGCTCACTCCTGCCTGCTCCAGGCGATCCCGTATCCGGGCCCGCCGCTGCGGAACCAACGCCGCATAGGCCGCGGACAAGTCCGCCGCCGCATGACGGTCGAAGACCGCCTCCACCTCCACCGGCCGGCCGCTCACCTGCCCGGCCGCCCCTCCGGGGCACCCCGCTCAAGGAATTCGGCCAGGGCCTGGGCCACCACCGCGGAGATCGCCCGGTCGCTCTCGTGGGCACGGGCGCGGATCTGTCCTGCCAGCGATTCCGGCAGCTTGACAGTGAACACCACGCTCGACTCGGGGACTTCGAGATGTCCAGCGGCCATGGCCTGCTCCAGATACCGGCGTGCCTGACGCACCGACACCCCGTACCTACTCGCCAACGTGCGGGCGGCTGCGGCCACGGGCGCACCCGCCCCGACCAGATCCGCGGCGGCGTTGACCCGCCGGGCGTACTCGACGCTATCGACACGATCACCACGCACCATGTCACAAACCTACTACCCATTGTGACGCTCCTTACCCTCCGCGCGAGGAAGGAGTTCCAAGCGCCGGTAGCCGAGCGTCACCTCGAAGCAGAAGTTGCCCATTGCGTTGGGGGCGTGATTAGCCCGTTGCTCTTCAACGTGGCCCTGCACGGAATGGAGGAAGCCGCAGGGGTCCGCTATTACACCACCGGCAGAGATGCCGGGAGTGCGCAGAGCGGCAGCCCCGTGCTGGTGCGGTACGCAGATGATTTTGTCGCGATGTGCACCAGCCGTGAACAGGCCGAGCAGGTCAAGGAACGGCTGGCTACATGGCTGACGCCCAGGGGACTCGCCTTCCACGAGGACAAGACACGCATCGTCCATGCGGAGTGCGGATTCGACTTCCTGGGGTTCAACGTCCGCCGCTATCACGGCAAACTGCTGATCAAACCGAGCACAGCGGCTCAGAGACGGATACGGGAACGGCTCAGTACCGAAATGGTGGCCCTGCGAGGAGCTAACGCCGGTGCGGTACTCAAGAAGATCAACCCGATCGTGCGGGGTTGGTCGGCCTACTACCGGACGGTGGTGTCCAGCGAGATCTTCACGGCGCTGGACAATCACATGTGGAAGCTCGCTTACAAGTGGGCCAAGCACAGTCACCCGAACAAGTCGAAGCACTGGATATCCGACAAGTACTTCGGCCGGTTCAACAAGTCCAGGAACGACCGGTGGGTGTTCGGTGACCGCGACAGCGGCGCCTACCTGCTCAAGTTCTCCTGGACGAAGATAGTCCGGCACCAGTTGGTCAAGGGGAAGGCGCCCCCGGACGACCCAGCCCTGGAGTCATATTGGGCTCAGCGGCGACGCAAGGGAATTCTCCTGCCAGTCGACGCCATGACCGTGCGTCTCCTACAGGCACAGCACGGCCGTTGTTCGATCTGCGGAGGGCTCCTACTGCACGCTGACCACCCGCCACAAAGCCCAGGAGAATGGGAAGCGTGGCGGGTTGTCATCCGGAAGGCGATCTCCAAGCAATACATTGCCTTTCCGGACGGGAGCACGCCGGACGGTCAACGACTCCGTCTCCTCCACACCCATTGTCAGCGGCGGAATGGAGCCGCTGCGACAACGAGTCCAGTACTTTTGCCTGCCCGCGAGCCTCTGGGGCTTGCTTGAGCCGTGTGCGGTGAATAGCTGCTTGCACGGTTCTGAGGGGGCGGGGACCCAGTAATGCGTCCCCGCTACCCGACTCATCATCGGCCTGAACAGTTCCGCGATCGGCACCCTGGTGGAGCGCACCAGCAGATTCACGATGCTGCTGCACCTGCCGCCGACGCCCGGCCACGGCGGCCCGCGGACCAAGAACGGCCCGGCACTGGCCGGCCACGGAGCCGGGGCCGTACGTGAAGCCCTCGCGGAAGCGATCACGAACCTCCCCGCCCAGCTCCGCAAATCCCTTACCTGGGACCAGGGTTCAGAGCTGGCACAGCATGCCCAGCTCCGCATCGACACAGGTCTGGAGATCTACTTCGCCGACCCACATAGCCCTTGGCAGCGCGGAACGAACGAGAACACCAACGGCCTGCTACGGCAGTACTTCCCGAAGGGCACCGACCTCGGCAGACACACCCGCGAGGACCTCGCTGCCGTCGCCACCGCGCTCAACAGCAGACCCCGCAAGACCCTCCACTGGAGGACGCCATCCGAGACTCTCAACAATCACCTACTATCAACACATAACGGAAGTGTTGCGACGACTCCTTGAACCCAACCAGTACACCAGCGAGGCGTACAACAACCTGTGCGACAGGCTAGTGTCCTGCGCCGGAGATCCGTCGGCAGAAGCGGGCGAGGGAGTCGAGGATCTCCTCGGCCGTCTTGGTCCAGATGAACGGTGTTGGGTTTTCGTTCCA
This region includes:
- a CDS encoding group II intron maturase-specific domain-containing protein, translated to MISPLLFNVALHGMEEAAGVRYYTTGRDAGSAQSGSPVLVRYADDFVAMCTSREQAEQVKERLATWLTPRGLAFHEDKTRIVHAECGFDFLGFNVRRYHGKLLIKPSTAAQRRIRERLSTEMVALRGANAGAVLKKINPIVRGWSAYYRTVVSSEIFTALDNHMWKLAYKWAKHSHPNKSKHWISDKYFGRFNKSRNDRWVFGDRDSGAYLLKFSWTKIVRHQLVKGKAPPDDPALESYWAQRRRKGILLPVDAMTVRLLQAQHGRCSICGGLLLHADHPPQSPGEWEAWRVVIRKAISKQYIAFPDGSTPDGQRLRLLHTHCQRRNGAAATTSPVLLPAREPLGLA